A window of Scophthalmus maximus strain ysfricsl-2021 chromosome 4, ASM2237912v1, whole genome shotgun sequence genomic DNA:
AAAGGAGACACGCCTATTTGAACCACTCGTCCTTAGAGGACGGCTAAAATTgtcagaacaataaaaaaaaaaaaaatcaatctcaGTGCTCTGAATTTAATGCTGAGATTATGTCCTACACACAAGGTCTTTAAATATGCTTTTAGCCTCTAATGCCTTTTGCTGTTTTTACTATTTCCATGCAGATTATAGATTGATCATTATcatttgtatttaatgtttGGTTTAACTTgtatgaaaaatagaaaaaagctGTTATATGTGGGCAGCacgagaatgaaaaaaatgagatgCTGATTTTGCCCAAAGGGTATAGTTAGACAGTTTGAGGTTCCGCTATCACTTCCACCAGGTGGAGCCAGAGTTTACATTTGCCACCTAATTAGTATTTTTCCCTCATTTAGGGTGGATGATTCCCAAGATAAGCATTAACGCTGGGACTGTGCACCTGCGAGCACAACAGATTGAAATCCTCCATGGAGAGGAAGGACcgtgttttcctctgtcttaCAGTGCTGAGCTAAACACAAGACTAGTGCACAGTAGGTCATTACACCAGTGCAGATGTTTgagaattaaaacaatttaatagAGATAAAGctgttattatataataataatggagCTGTGAGAGCTACCAGACCTGCCAAGAAGTTCAGTGTTTGAGCCAAGAAAGTTATCAAGGAAGTTAAGTCTGATTCCAAGACAACACCTTGGAGACTTATCCAGCAGATACCAAaataatgtacatttatttagaAGAAATTATGTATATGTCAATCTGTGTTTGCAGTGCAGAGACTGCAATGTGTAATTTCTtctaaataattatttgttattttacgGTGCTACACCTACTGAGGAAATACAGTCCTGGTACATAAGCACCGTAATTAAATGCACAATAACAGGCTCCGCTTGTCATCATCTATTATTAATGTCACAACAAAATGTCATGGTAGGCTTTCAGGCAGGAGAACAATCTGTCTGTGTAGTGATGCTTAGAAATTGTTcagttttattgtcattatataaAACAATACTGAATTtaagtgaaacaacacagagtATATTTTACTGTATCTCTGTTTTCAGGGCGGCACTGTTTGGGCCTTTCCGTTCTTGGCTTGGTGACGTATTGGGGGTTAAACTCGAGCCCACCGTGGATATTTCTTGTGCCAAATATGAATACACAGGTGAGCTTGGATTTATTCTCAGGAGGAAGGACTGATATATTTTTCAGGTCTTTTGATTTGTCTTTAAATTAATAAACTcctgcattattattttttccatttttaaacataTCACAGTCTGTCGTCTTTCTAGATGTTCTTTTGTGTCACGATGATGAATTGGAGGGAAGGCGCGTTGCTTTCATCCTGTATCTTGTGCCGCCTTGGCAAAGCAGCGATGGGGGAACACTGGATCTTTACGCAACAGATGGTGAGTAtcccacttcctgtgtgtgtgtatgtttctgtaCTTTCAGACAACATCTTCACGTCTTGtacatttttgtactttgtcATCAGGAAATTTCCAGCCACAGAGTATATCGAAGTCGCTTGTACCCTCTTGGAACACGCTCGTCCTCTTTGAAGTTTCTCCAGTGTCTTTTCACCAAGTAAGAGTTTCTGCTCTGGCGTCTATATCCAGGGTCTCTGCAGGTCTTGCAAAGTCTTAAGAAGCATTAGTTTTTAAGTTTCCTCAAAGTTTTCTCATGTGGTTTAAGGAAAACCTGTGTCAGTATGTCAATGCTATTTTTGATCGTAAATTTTAAAATtggtccatccatccatccatccactttCTGCTGCTTATCCATGTCCAGGTAATGTTTAAGGATCAATGaattatattattttgaatgatttttatttactgcCAGGAAGTAAtggcaaaaatgcaaatgcatagATATTTATTATACTTTGCACTTGGTAAATAATTCTCAGCCCCATCATTCCTTTTTCATTAATATCGTTCTTATCCCAGCTgacatgacataaaaaaaactttctatGTGGTATTTAAATGTGTCTATGTGGTCTTGAAGATTAAGATAAACTCGGCTAAACCAGTACAAACCCTTTGGATTTCTGTTACACCAGAAGAGACTGTTACTCGAAATCTAGAGCATGTGCTGCTGTTTTCCAGGTGTCAGAGGTTTTGTCACAGGATAAGTGTCGTCTGTCTCTGAGCGGCTGGTTTCATGGACCGTCTCTGGAGCGTCCTCCTCGCCACGTAGAGCCGCCCGTCCCGAGGAGTCCACACCTACCAAGAGACGTGAGTTTGGTCAAATGTTTAGTGTTATGTTAACGTTCCCGTATCAATAGAGTTGAATGAGAAGATCAACACCATTCTCACATCTGTACATTCATTCTTAAACTGAAGCCAGCAGTCCGtcagcttagcataaagactggaaacagggaaACAGCTCAGTCAAATCCTCCTACGAAAACCTGGAAGGCTCATTGATAAACATGTTATATCGTGATCGTTTAATCCAAAGGAAAATTAAAGTGTGCAAATTTGGTGTTACAGGGAGTATTTGTCGGATGGTTGAGCGAATCATCTCCTGGCTTCAACTTAATATTTAACAGATGTGAATATAGCATTGCTCTTCCCGTCCACTCTTGCAATGAAAGCAAACGGTatttgccaaaatgtcaaactactccTTTAATGTACAGTCTACGTTCCTTTTCATGTGTTGGTGACAGGAGACACTGCTGCTGGAGTGGGTCAATCCGATTTACTTGGACATTTCCTATCAGGAGCAGATTCAAGAGGAGTTTGAGGACAGCTCTGAAATTCAGCTCAAAGACTTTCTCAAGGTAATGTCTTACTCATTTTTTCTCTACCTTGCATGTGTCAAGGAATTCTTGTAAACTGATtatgtgttttcatcttcagGAGGAGAAGTTCAGGGAGGTGGGTGAAGCACTGCGACTCTCTCAGATTCAGTGGACAAGGAGAGGTCCACCCAATCAGAGGTGGCTCGTGTTTCACAGATCATTTGACTTGTTAACACGGtctgttgttttcatgtgttcTGTGTTCGAGGGATGATTTGAAAAAACTTATCACATGTACTTTATCTATGTGCACTCAGATGCTATGAAGTTGCTTCTCTGGACATGCCCCACGACATGCCTCAGTGCgtcagtgcatgctgggagctaCTTCGTTCAGAGtctttcttcctgctcctctccaaCTTCACCGGCCTTCGATTGCACTACTTGTgtcctgctgatgatgatgatgatgatgatgagaataaaaatgaagagaaagagaaggaggagcaacaaaacacaggggatGAGGACGCCCCAGGGTCTTCAACAGAATCACCTTCAGCAAATGCGAACAGAGACAAaggtttgtgtcagtgtgagatGATTTCTCCAACTACAGGTGTGTACGGTTGTGCTTGTGTTTAGACCTGTGTTTAGACCTGTGtttagacgtgtgtgtgtgtgtgtgtgtgtgtgtgtgtgtgtgtgtgtgtgtgtgtgtgtgtgtgtgtgtgtgtgtgtgtgtgtgtgtgtgtgtgtgtgtgtgtgtgtgtgtgtgtgtgtgtgtgtgtgtgtgtgtgtgtttttttctagagCTGAGCACACCGGTTTGTTGTGGTGAACTGCGGCGATGGTCTCATGGCGGCTACACGCTGTTGCATGATGGAGAGGCAGCACGGGCAGAGTACGCTCTGGATCTGGTTTTACCTTTTGGCTGTGCAGGTgagtgtgtatacacacacacacacacacacacacacacacacacacacacagcacaaactgTCTAACATCATAATTGTAACTGTTACTAAACTCTGTGTTTCATAGACTGGCAGACAGAGTTTGGAGGATTCACATCTTATGTTGCTaacgaagaggacgaggaggtgagTGCTGATCACAGTATATGgagtgtctgtacatgtgtgtgcggCACTTCAGTTATCATATTCATCATTGCCCTGTTTCCATCATCTTCACAGCTTCTGACAGTGTATCCAGAGGACAACTCCCTCGCTCTCGtctacagagacaaagaaactcTCAAATTTGTCAAACACGTCAACCACAAAAGCCCCTCTGATTCTGCCGGCAGTTCAACCTGCAGAGcattttatgacttttcttttgtgtactatgaataaatattcacattgatcTTGTGGgtttcttgacattttttctccatcttaTTTTGGACATGtaaatctatatataaatatatagataaatgTGAAATGCTTTTCTGAAAAACGCCACTTGATCCAGTTTTTTTGTGAGAACATGCAACACTAAAGCAAGTATGGGTAagtcttttgtttgtgttgggaaaaaaacaaccactggATCCTTTTCAACTGGAAGATTCTTATGTAAGAACTGGAACATAACTTTGACATGATTGAATGATGCTGATATATTTTGGCACAGTGATATAATCTGTCATTatcaaacattcacacaaactttataaacttttttgtcatttactcAATTAtttgtaagaaaagaaaaaaaatcaatcacgGTTAAGCTAGACCTAAGTTGACATTCAATTTATAcagatatgaaacaaaaaaaacactcacatctgACGGACTCTAATCGACAAATATTTGGCAATTTTCACTTCATATATGACCAAAGCAATAAATtccattattaaaatatttggaGATAAAATGTTCTGTCGATATACTTATCAGTCAACCTGCTCATTTAACCGACGGTGGACAAAATGTCCAAGTAATGTAGGTTCCTTCTTGTAATTCTTTGCTGGTTATTACAACATCTGTCATTTTGACCTAAAGGATTACCAGCTCCAGGTTTACTATTTGTTCAAATTTACTTCACTTGAATACAATATAAACTAAGTCAGAAACTGTTACTTGTGTTTCAAGTAATTAAGACAACCTCAAgaactgttaatccatcagaAGAGTAATGtatggattattttcattttcaattcatctaggcattcattttgattcttttgtgctttttcagcAGTGGCTTTATTTTCAAAGCCGTTAACATGAGTAGAAACAGTATAGGTGACAACTGACACTGAACCCAAGGCCTGCTGCTCGACCACAGGACGGTAGAGAATATGCATCTGTTAAACAGAGTTTGTTCACTAGACCAAATCAATCTGTCTCCTTTACCTGCTGTATTGACCAGTTTTACccatttaatcattttgttttagtcGAGGGGATTAAAGGACATTTTGTGGACATGTATTTGAAATGCTCTGCCCTACTTATGAATATCtacactggagagaaaaaaaaatacatttccttcCCGTCATGATTTTTTCCCCGTAGGCGGTATGTTGATAATGTGCACCAATCGGAGCTCGTTTTGATTTCTGCGCAGCCAATGGGAGGTCAGGAAGTTCTCAGTGTGTCGATGGGTGTGGTCTCTGAGGAGGAAGCGTCGGCGAACAATATAACAAAGTTTTAAGGTAAGTTTGACGCGACTTTAGACGAGGTTTTGTCCACGTCGAATCAAAACAACGGGATGTGCGCGCGCTTACGTGTGTTGTAGTTATATTATTAACACTTACACCGTGTGTTTGACCGACGTTTTACGGCAATTGTGTCTGCTGTACGTGAGCTGTACCCACGCGAGCCGTtctcacaccaacacacactagACTGCGTTCATGTTTTCACCGATTTAACATAAACTCCCTGAGAGGTGAGAATTATGGAAacagactgctgctgcctcgTGTTGGTCGAATCAATCGACCATGTTGCTCTAGAATTAATTACAAAAGCCTCCCACACCTGGTGCAGGTAACTAGCAAACGTCTAACCAGAAGTCGCATGTACATATGGCCGCAGTTAGCATCTCAACTGTTATTCACCCCTCGACGCTGTTGTTATTAAATATACAGAATCAGGACagtagagcgagagagatgatTTAGGCATTGATTAAACAAGGGTGCAGAAGTTTTGATAATGTAACTTTTGATTCGTCTTTAAAGCAAAGAAAGCCAAAAAGTGTTGACCATGTTCTCTATGATAATTATGTCaacatctttgggtttttgacTTTTGATCAGACAAAAGATTCATGTTAAcgtggttttttttcctgacatttcaGACAGCAAACAATTGGTCAATAACGAAATTAACAGTCTGACTTATTGTTGGGCGAATGAAACAAATGATTGATTACAGCAGAACAGTACAGTTATATAACATACAGAAACATGGAAGCAGTTGAATAAAGAACAGCTTTCCAATACTGATTTGTTGTAGACAACAGTTTTGCCTTCAGATGTGACAACTTTCTGACTATCTTGTTACTCAACCTCCTACTGTACTgtaggaggttatgttttcatcagcgTTTGTTAGTTAGCATGATTGCGCAGACAACTGCTGAACTGATCTATGACATTTTTTGTAGGGGTGGGGCATGAGCCAAGGAAAAACTCGTTATATTTTGGATCAGGATAAACAGGGGATACAGGAATTTTCTCTGTCCGCGCTTTTTGGGATTTTGGACTTTGGAGAGGTAACATGACCAATTTGATTGTGTCGCCTCGGACTCACAACTGTCGCAACtgtatgacattttatagacttaATGATCACACATTGGTACTGAAAGTAattgttggttgtttgtttcatttattcgGTACGGAGCGGATAAATTACTAATTTGTAGGgggatgttttttgtgtgaattaatttttttgttgtaccTAAATGTCAGACAAGCTCTCCAGGGAATACTAGAGGTTGCCTTTTGGCAGTAAAAGCTAAATGATATGTTTTAAGCTCCTGACGATCACTTAATCCTCATATAGCTGGTGAATTAATCTCACAGTATACTTCCAGAGTACCGGTAGATAGGATAGCATATAATTACATACTGGCTAAATTGTGTAGATTCCTGTAGAGCCAGTCGCCAAGCATACTGTGTATTAGTGAGATATGAGGACATGTATATAATCCAGCTCAGAGGATGCTCTTTCCACGCAGAGCGCTGTGCATCCTGTGCATGGAGACAACACCAGGAGAGAGCAAATGAGCTTCAGCGTTTCACCCAGAGCACAGGAGTCAGAGGCCGGACTGGGGGAGGGGAGTGCTGagattaaacatgtttttatgtaATGAGGGTTTCAAATGGAGGTTGGCGTAAAAAAGGATAAGGTGGAGTGAGTTCACAACAGTTGGGGACTACAAGAACAGACGCGGTTTTAACTCCAGGAATAAACATGTCTGGCTTCCACTGGTCTGGGCAGTTGGATTTAGTGAGGAGtttatgtgatttattttcccattACTTTGGTGGGAAGTCGTTGGACATGGTATCTTCCTCCAACTCAGTGCTGCTGTGTAACTGAGATGTTTTCATCACCAAAAGGGATTaatatattgattatttttcgATAGATGGATTCATCTTTATTCTATAATATGCCCCAAAAAAATTggagagattttattttaagtgaTAGCAGCAGAGGCAAATGTTTGATATCTCTGCTCGAAAAATGACTTGAAGTgttcattgttttcataatcgtGGCCAATCTATTTTTCTTACGATcaactcataaaaaaaacaatccgtTGTTTCTCCTCTGATGTTTGCCTCATAGAAACCACTGTACTTGTGTTCCATCCCTCAAAAACACCACTGAGGTCTGGAATATTGGACCATTCAACTTCAACGTCAGTTGAATGACATGAATATGATCAGGATTTGAAATTGCcacattctttatttattagCAGCATTGAcctgtgtttcagtttttctctgtaaCATTATCCTGACATTTAATGGGGATGGAAATCACCCTCATTTCTCTGTGAAGGTAATGAGACAGGCTCCTGGCAGTTGAGAAGAGAAGAACTTCTTGACCTACACCACTCCCAGAGTTACAGGAGGCTGTTTTCCCTAAATGTGTAAAAACCCTGTGGGGTCTTTACTCTTAACCTGTTTGaagtttttcttcagatttACACAATTCTTCATTGAGCAAATGCAGATACTGTTGGGGAGGGGTCTCACCAGTGAAACCATGTCACGTGTCTCAAATTGTGTTCAAAGAATGGCGGACAAGACTGTGGATCGTGGACCCTGGACAGgatgttcagttttgtttctgCAGTCGCTCTGTCCCGGTGTGAACCTGCTCTCTCTCTACAAGGACCAACAGGGAAAGTTTATCATTTACAAAGTCATCAAGCTAACACTTATAGGTGAGCACTCACATTGTAGTTTGGCTGTATGATGCACGTCTAGAATGCTAATTAAGATAGAAGAATAATTCATAATtgcacaaatgtattttcttggATGTCACTTATCAACAATTACTATTTCCCGTGCTCAGATTCTGCAGGAGGTCTGGGTGGTTATGAGATACTGAAGGTCCATGATGCTGATCCCTTCCTGGGGGTGGAGGTGAAGTTTGTGGATGTGGCAGCATGTCAGCAGTTCCTGGAGAGCTACAGCTCGGGAGCGGTGCGTCAGTCTCTCTCGCAACACGCCTGCCGGCTTCTTGCTTTGCCTCAGGAGTTGACAGTGGAAACCCAGCTGAAGGCCAGCACGCACATCCTGGACCTCAATCTGGACAAGCTGGAACTTTGCTTAGAGCACATCCACCATTCACAGGTATTCTCCGACTTTCTGCCTGTTTTATTCTCCTCTTTTATTCAGCATgacattatattcatattcatgtcagTAGATGGTGTTAACTGGTGTGAACGTCTGTCTCCGCCTACTAAGCTGACATCCTCTGATCCACTGCAGTTTCCCAtgaaccaaaagtatttttacacttctcactGATTATCATACATCAATTCCACCACAGTATTGAAAACTTATTTCAGTGTAGAGCTGTacacaacagacacatctgTATCGTCAGACTTGCTAAAACAACACCATTTGGTCTTTGTGAACGGAAatggtgtctgtgtttatttgcatgtaaAGCATGAAAGTGCGATTCGATCGCTGTGATCACTCCAGACGTCTGGAGACTGATGGTGGGGTGTAAAGTGTAAAACTTAAAGCTGCCACTCATGATCAAATCACCTGAGACGGATTTTGATACAAAATACACTAGGCAATAGAACTGGATTGACCCTGCATAATATcagtacaataaataaataaattgtgttaTTTGATCTTATCTATAATTTAAAACAGACACGTTAGATTGACTACATTGAAAATACAGGGCCCAAAAGCAAAACCTCATTGCAGCAATGGTGAAACTGGAAATTTCATATAATATGTGGTACTGAGACAGATTGAGTCTTTTcgctgtgttttatttgtcgATGATCAGTGTGAAACACAGCAGTAAGGATGGCAGGACGTTCACTTGAATATAAAGATAAGTCATTGTCGTATCTCAGTGAGGGCGGAGTCACCTAAATGTTCATCTCATTCAGTTTAAGTCATTGTTGGTGTTTCTCGTGTCAGCCGGAGCGCCTGCGCGATGAGGAGATCGATcatctggagcagcagctgcagagtcaGGCCCTTGGTCCTGCCCCACAGTCCACCATCATAACACAGGAAGAGCCTCCTGTCCCCAGCAACTGCTTCAAGTTTCAGAATAAAGTGTTCGGTGAGTCAGAATGACTGTTAAGTTTTGTGTAGCGTGTCCTTCACAGACTCTACTCTGGACTACTGCTGAAAGAAATCACGATGGAGACTAAAATAACATCTGCATCGAAGAGATATTGAAATGCCTGGTGCACTTTAATACATTCCCCTAAAGCCAATGGGTTTTATCAATAAGTGGTGAATGATGAAGATACCATCCTGTCAATTTCAAAGTACAGTTGTTTTAGTATGTCTTAGGACATTTACATTTCTCACTGTCATTCTTCAAAGCAGATCAAACGTTTTTTAACCGTTTCCCTATGAGGCAGCCATTTGGTTCAGTTTATTTCCACCACGTGTTCCAGTGAAACCGCAGAGACAGGATACATTATTGTATATATGTGATCCATGATGGTGAACATCAAAAGACAACAGGTTGCACagttttaaaatctttttcatgTTGGTGCTATAACTGGAAGCGTTTCTAACCGAATTTAGTGCTGTTTGAAAGATGAATCTCTAATCT
This region includes:
- the ogfod1 gene encoding prolyl 3-hydroxylase OGFOD1 isoform X2 gives rise to the protein MIPKISINAGTVHLRAQQIEILHGEEGPCFPLSYSAELNTRLVHRRHCLGLSVLGLVTYWGLNSSPPWIFLVPNMNTQSVVFLDVLLCHDDELEGRRVAFILYLVPPWQSSDGGTLDLYATDGNFQPQSISKSLVPSWNTLVLFEVSPVSFHQVSEVLSQDKCRLSLSGWFHGPSLERPPRHVEPPVPRSPHLPRDETLLLEWVNPIYLDISYQEQIQEEFEDSSEIQLKDFLKEEKFREVGEALRLSQIQWTRRGPPNQRCYEVASLDMPHDMPQCVSACWELLRSESFFLLLSNFTGLRLHYLCPADDDDDDDENKNEEKEKEEQQNTGDEDAPGSSTESPSANANRDKELSTPVCCGELRRWSHGGYTLLHDGEAARAEYALDLVLPFGCADWQTEFGGFTSYVANEEDEELLTVYPEDNSLALVYRDKETLKFVKHVNHKSPSDSAGSSTCRAFYDFSFVYYE
- the ogfod1 gene encoding prolyl 3-hydroxylase OGFOD1 isoform X1, which gives rise to MASKRHQDECGKREKKKKQKRREETAELSSVVEDELAKSAVKEAWSRASRCSLGDLELDCHPFPHCVIKNFLGSDTFVENLQRELLGLNFHEKSNDLYKFKQSDDLRKRTEPHIAGLRAALFGPFRSWLGDVLGVKLEPTVDISCAKYEYTDVLLCHDDELEGRRVAFILYLVPPWQSSDGGTLDLYATDGNFQPQSISKSLVPSWNTLVLFEVSPVSFHQVSEVLSQDKCRLSLSGWFHGPSLERPPRHVEPPVPRSPHLPRDETLLLEWVNPIYLDISYQEQIQEEFEDSSEIQLKDFLKEEKFREVGEALRLSQIQWTRRGPPNQRCYEVASLDMPHDMPQCVSACWELLRSESFFLLLSNFTGLRLHYLCPADDDDDDDENKNEEKEKEEQQNTGDEDAPGSSTESPSANANRDKELSTPVCCGELRRWSHGGYTLLHDGEAARAEYALDLVLPFGCADWQTEFGGFTSYVANEEDEELLTVYPEDNSLALVYRDKETLKFVKHVNHKSPSDSAGSSTCRAFYDFSFVYYE
- the tradd gene encoding tumor necrosis factor receptor type 1-associated DEATH domain protein isoform X1, which codes for METDCCCLVLVESIDHVALELITKASHTWCRMADKTVDRGPWTGCSVLFLQSLCPGVNLLSLYKDQQGKFIIYKVIKLTLIDSAGGLGGYEILKVHDADPFLGVEVKFVDVAACQQFLESYSSGAVRQSLSQHACRLLALPQELTVETQLKASTHILDLNLDKLELCLEHIHHSQPERLRDEEIDHLEQQLQSQALGPAPQSTIITQEEPPVPSNCFKFQNKVFEDRMLTAADVQSFSNGVGRQWKHVGRALGKSCRALKGPAIDNLAYEYEREGLYEQAYQLLSRFIQAEGRAAKLSRLVKALEDCKLTSLAENILDIQPRE
- the tradd gene encoding tumor necrosis factor receptor type 1-associated DEATH domain protein isoform X2 translates to MADKTVDRGPWTGCSVLFLQSLCPGVNLLSLYKDQQGKFIIYKVIKLTLIDSAGGLGGYEILKVHDADPFLGVEVKFVDVAACQQFLESYSSGAVRQSLSQHACRLLALPQELTVETQLKASTHILDLNLDKLELCLEHIHHSQPERLRDEEIDHLEQQLQSQALGPAPQSTIITQEEPPVPSNCFKFQNKVFEDRMLTAADVQSFSNGVGRQWKHVGRALGKSCRALKGPAIDNLAYEYEREGLYEQAYQLLSRFIQAEGRAAKLSRLVKALEDCKLTSLAENILDIQPRE